Within Kineothrix sp. MB12-C1, the genomic segment TGATCAGTATGCTCCTATCGGAGGAAATACAGGCAAAAATTGAACGAGACTTAGGATCTATGGGATTTCCAATCAGAAAAGATTCTTTAGAAGAGCATTTCATACATGTGGCAGAATGGGAATATAATGATTTTCTCATTAATTACAATTTTTTACGCCAAAGCGGAAAGCCGGCCATCGAGGAAGAAATTGAGCCTATTCGCAACCTGATCCAAAGTGCGGATACAGCATTCCGTTCATCACCTGATATCGATAAGATTATCGAGGAGGAATCTATCTTCTATTTCAATGGCACCAAACCAGTAGAAGAAGTTGTCAATGTTATTGAAAATAGGATCAGAACCTATGTAAACGAAAACAACTAACACCATTCGAACAGCAAAACTTCTCTTTATATGACATATGGCTTAACATTTTCAATCTACTACCCTATTGCAGAAAAAGGGTAGTAGATTTGATTATGTTCTAACAGCCATATTGACCATCTCTGCAAAACTCGGATTTCCATTATACAATTCTTCATAAGTTCCGCTTACAATGCCTTCCTGATTGATTAACACAATATTATCCACATCTTTCAAAATCTCCTGTTTATGCGTGACTACAATTACTGTTTTTTCTTTCAGTCTGGTATGAAGCAAATTATTAATCTGCATTTCTGAATATACGTCAGTATTAGATGTCGCCTCATCTAAAATAATAATGGGTTTATCATGAATTAATGCCCGCGCCATCGCAATCTTTTGTTTCTGTCCTCCTGACAGCCATGAACCATTCTGCCCCACTAAATAGTCTAACGATACTTCCTCTATATAATCCTTTAATCCGCTATCGATGACTGCCTGCATAATTTTATCTTCGCTCACCTCTTTATATAAGCAAATATTATTACGGATCGTATCATCAAATAAATATATTTGCTGACTTACTATCGATATCATTTCCCGATACTCCTGCAAGGCAAAAGATAGGATATTCTTATCCCCTAGTAAAATTTGACCCGAGTCAGGAATATACATCCGCGTAAGCAATCCTATGATGGTGGATTTCCCTGAACCATTTTTACCGATCAAAGCTGTCTTACTTCCCTTTTCAAATATTACATTTACATGATTTAAAATCGGCTTATCTTGTATGTAAGAAAAACTAACATTCCGTAATTTTAAATCATCAAATTCAGGGGATACAGAAGCGTTGCCTTCTTCAAACTCTTCCGGTAACTCCATAAATTTATAGAACCGTTTTGTAGAAGGGAGAATCCCTGATAGCATATATCCAATATTTAAGATACCTGAAATCGGACTGGTCACGTAGGTGCTATAGGTAATAAAAGCAAAAACACTTCCTACAGACAATTGCAGGTCAAATACCAGATTAGCCCCCATAATATACAACACCATAATCAAAAGCTGAATCATCAGGGTATCCACGGAAAGATTGTAAACTCCCAGTATATTCATCCTTTTTTTCTGATGGATTACTTTTTTCTGCCTGTTCTCAAACTCCTGCTTCTTTACACCTGCAAGATTAAAAAGCTTAATCTCATGAATTCCCCCAATCGTATCCCCAAACCATTTCGCATAACCCTGAGCTTCTTTGATGAATTGATCCATATATGATTTTCTTTTTTTTACAAGGTATTTCATAAAGAAATATTTACAAGGAATATAAAGAAGTACCAATAAAGTAAGCTTGCCATTAATAATAAATAAACCTATGATACCTCCGGTGATGCTAAAGATTTGAGTTATAATGAAAAAAGTGGCTCCATCAGTAATGGAAACCATACGCATAATATCTGTATCCAGATTATTGAAAATCTCGGTATAATTTTTTCCGGTAAAATAATCCGTTTTTAATTTTACCAAATGCTGAAAAGCCTTCTCCATCAAGGAATATTCCATTTTAGCAGAAATATCCGTTCGCTTTTTTTCCTTTATCAGATCAATAACGGCATTAATAACAGGGAGAATCGCTGATAATACAACTAATTGAATCAATAGCTGCTTATTTCCTCCGATGAATCCATAATCCATAATATTCCTACTCAGCAAAGGGATACAGAGATTAAGACCGGTACTGACAATTAGACAAGCAAATATAATACAAATTGTTTTTTTATAATCTCCTAAAAGCCTAACCAGATTTTTCACTGCATCCTTATCGCTCATTTTCATTCCCCCAATACTTCCCTGATTTTTCGAAAAATTGTTTGTATATATTCAGTATCTATTTCTGGAGAACGGACATCTCCTACAGCGATATCTTCATATAGGAACAAAGTTCGATATCCGATTTCACATCGCTCCAATGTAATTTTTAAATCTATTTTATCCTGCAGACATAACTTTTGCTTTCCAAAATATAATGGTGAACCAATCAGAACGGCATCATTTTGCTTATAATGGGTCTGCCAGTAAATAAAACGATACAAAGAAGATATGTATTTCTCTTCAAGAACTTCTTCCGGTATATATTCCAGATCATACAATACACTTTCTGCACAAAAGCTAATAGTATATAGATAATAACCGCCCTTACCAAAGCTTTTCTTTAGCTGAGAGAGCAGGAACATTTCATCAATCTCATCTTTCCATTCGCATAAAATAACAGGAATCTTTAATTCATGCTCCATTTCCGCTTCTATTTCAATATGTTCTCTATTCAGAATTTGTTTCAGTCGATTTTCAGAACTCCAAAAAAACTTATTAGTGTTCGGTTGTTTTACCTTTTCTTTACCTAAATAAATAATATTTTTATTATTGAAAGAACCCCCCTCTACTTTGGATAAATCATCAATCACAACAGTATCAATCGAATGGATAACATCCGCATGTCTCATTTCTTCTACTGCTTTTTCATCTACAGCATTGAAATAATATTCCGCCCGGCTTTTTCTTCCTGTTGTTTTAATCAAGGCATTATGAATCCAATCCGGTTCTTCATATACGGGAGAAAGATATACCTTATGTTCTTCAATTATAGATGCTAAAGCCAGTTTAGCTATATATATATTAATCATAGGCTTTTCCATCGCCAGCTTGCCAATGAGCGCTGTAATATATGGGGCCGCATAACTATTACTTTTCTGTGCTGTTATTTTCTTTTCTCCGCTTATCAACTCCTGCTCTCCCGGAACCAATACATCAATTCCAAGATGCCCATTTCCTGTAAAGTCATTATATGCATCACGGTCTATCGCCACTCCAATCACATGAGATAGAGCTGCCGGGTAAGATACATATCCACTGTTTGCAGTTGCTGCAATGACGATCAATCCTTTCACCGCATATTCATTGATTAAAGTTCTTATTTGATTTCTGTCTTGAAAATGCATGGAGCCGAGACTTACATTTAAGATATTGATTTGATTCTGCAGACACCATTCCATTGCCGGTCGAAGCTTAGTAAGCAGCCCTGTCCCCTTTTCATCTAAGACCTTCACGCTGCTTAAATTACCCTCCGGAAAATACTTTTCAATAATCTGGGCACAGGTAGTTCCATGCAAAAAGCTTACATGCTCCACATCGCTATTATCAGGAATACAGTCTCCATCCTCTGTTATAAGAACCTTATATTCCAGAGGTTTTTTCAAAAAAACTTCATCAACCCCATTATCAACAATGGCAATCCTAACGTCAGGCAATCCCTACTCACCAGCTTTCTAGCATGAATTATATATGAATTCATTTACCCTTTCTTTAAACCCCACTACCCTCTTTTGCGATAAGGGTAGTTCTTCACCATTATCCATCTGTATTCTATATCTCGTAATCTTACTAACTTTTCCAACATTTATGAGAAAACCTCTGCAATTTGTTTCGAATCCTAACGGCTTCATTCTCTCCTCTAGTTCCTTCATTGTCTCAGAATATATATATTTTTGATTGTTCGTAACTATCTCTATCTTCTTTTGTGTCTTTATATATTGAAAATATACAATTTCTTCCACCGGTAAAACTAATAATTCTTTCTTGACTTCAATTTCACCGGATATATATTTCACGTTTTTGAATTCTATATGAAGACGCTGTATCTTATCCTCACTTGCTATAGATTCCTTTATTTGCTCTTCCAATAAATCTGTTTGTATAGGCTTTTCCAAAAAAGCAAAAGCATGAGATCTATTTAAAGCTTCCTGGCAATACCACTTGAAACTTGATTGAAATATAATCTTTGTATAACTATTCTTTTCATAAATAAGCCGCCCAATCTCTATTCCATTTTCTCCGTCTATCCTAATGTCCAAAAATACTAAATCAAATATCCTGGATGCCCTCACCAGCTTCTCGCCGGAATCATACTCCTCAATATTATACGGAATAAGAAGCTTATCCATTATGCCTTGCACTGCTAACTTCAACTGTCTTAGTTCCGACATATTACTATCACAAATCGCTACATATACCATACTTCATCCCCCTTGTACATGCTCCTTTCTTAACGACAAAAAAACTATTAAAAAAAATATTTTCTAATAGTTTTCAATCATATATTCCTCATATTTCCCCCCTCCACATGCAACTATTATCATAAAATAATTGAAATGGCTTGTATTCCCTTCTTTTACATATCTTACATGCATAATATACACAATTTTGAGCTTTTATTCCATTGTCTATGTTGTCATTTTTTGCTCTTTATTGTACATTAATTTCCAAACACAAATGACAGGAATACTCACATTAAAATACTTTTCTTCTTGTATCAAAATATGATAGAATTAGCCATTTAAATTATTCTGGTATTAAAAAAACAACATGCCCATCTCATATACGAAAAGAACATGTTGTTTTATAGTGTTTCATAATATTTTACGTTGCTATTCTTACGGGAATTATCTCTTATTATCTATTCATTTCCCCTACAGCATAAGCCGATATATTGCTTCCACATCCTTCTGGCCCAACTTCACGAATCCCTCAATGCTTCCTGTATTGACATCCCCAAAACATGCAATATGAGCCATTTTCTCGATATCTTCTTCTTTTGCACCTAGTTCTGCAAAATTCTTCGGCATACCGATTGATATTAAGAAATTACGCAATGCTTCGATTCCAGCTTTCGCGGTTCGCCCCGGATGCTCAAAATCCATCTCACATCCCCATACACGAACTGCCACCTTGGCAAACCGCATAATATCATGATGCATGTTGTAGGTAAATACTGCCGGCATAACTACTGCCAGACCTGCACCATGGGCACAGTCATATAATGCGGATAACTCGTGCTCAATCACATGACTCGTCCAATCCTGTGTACGCCCTACTCCACAGGAATTGTTATGAGCCATCATGGCCGCCCACATAATATTTGCCCGCGCTTCATAATTGTTCGCATCTTCCATGATCCGTGTTCCTTCTTGAATCATTGTCAGTAACAACGCCTCAATCATGCGATCCGTCACTTCTACTTCTTTTGTATTGGTCAAATACCGTTCGTACAAATGTGCCATAATATCTGTAATTCCACATGCCGTCTGATACGGCGGCAACGTTTTCGCAAGTTCAGGATTCATAACTGTAAATTTCGGACGCAACGCCTCTCCCGATGCACCGCGCTTGAACATTCCATTTTCGTTTGTAATAACCGAATCTGCAGAACCTTCGCTTCCGGCCGCAGAAATGGTCAGAACGGTACCAAGAGGCAATGCTTCTTCTACAGCCTTTCCCTGATAATAATCCCAGAAGTCCCCATCGTAAACGGCTCCTGCTGCAATTGCTTTTGCCGAATCGATGGCACTGCCGCCTCCGACTGCCAGAATAAAATCGACTCCTTCTTTTTTACATAGTTCGATTCCCTCATATACCAGCCCACTTCTTGGATTTGGCTTCGCCCCACCTAATTCCACATATGAGATTTCTTCTTTAGAAAGAGATGTTTTCACTCTGTCCAAAAGTCCGCTTCGAATGACAGAGCCGCCGCCATAATGGATAAGAACTTTCTTTCCACCGAAACGTTTCACATATTTTCCTGTTTCATTTTCTGTCTCTTTGCCAAACGCAAAATAAGTTGGTGCATAAAATGTAAAATTATCCATAACACTACCTTCTTTCTTTTTTCTAAATTATAAGAGTATTACAGCATCTATACAAGGAGGCACTTTTATTTCCCCTTATCAATACTCCATATAATTTATTCTTCGCCGGAACACTGTGCATTTGTCAATTCGAATTTATCCCCGATATTCCTGCATCCCCAATCGCACATCATCTCAACAATAGGTATTAGAGTCTTTCCCTTCTCCGTCGCGGAATATTCTACTTGCGCCGGTACGGTCTCATAGACCTTTCTGATAATGATTCCATCCTCCTCCAATTCTCTAAGTTGGATGGTCAATGTCTTTTTATTTGCATGTTCCAAAAAACGTAAGATCTCATTATACCGTTTCGGTCCTTCCTCCAATAAATAATGCAAAATAAGAAGCTTCCACTTTCCTCCGATAATTTTCAAGGTAACTTCCATCTCACAGGAAACTTGTATTTTCTCCCCCATCGCTTTCTCTCCTTTAAAATCTCTCTACTGCCTCCGTTACTTTTAATAGCTTACCACAAATCTTTGTACTTTTCATCGCTTCCAGTACCAATGGGCCTTTTCCATTTAGTATTTCTATATAGGTCAGGGTATCTTGTATCGTTATTATCCCGATATCCTCCGGCTTAACCCCTTCCAGATTGGATATGACCCCGACAAAATTCGTTGCTCTCAGTTTCTTTTTCTTTCCGCCGTTAAAGCGTAATTTCATTATCCCCTTGTTTAATCTGTCGCTTTTCATTTTTTTAATTTGAGGCTTCCTATTTATCTTTTTATTAAAAGCAGGCTTCTGAACAGATACCTCCTCTTCGGCAGGTACCGTTCTTTCCTGAATTTCAAACCCAATCAGCTCTTCAATGTCGTGCAAATATTTGGCTTGTGTCGGAACTACAAAGGAAATGGCTTTTCCTTTTTGCCCTGCACGCCCCGTTCTTCCTGTTCTATGGACATAGTTCTCCTCGTCCAAAGGAATATCCAAATTAATAACAAGAGAGATATCCTCTATATCTATACCTCTTGCAGCTACATCTGTAGCTATTAAATAGCGGTATTCTCCCCTTTTAAAGCGTTTCATCGCCGATAAACGTTCGGGTTGTTCCATGCCGCCATGAATTTTAATGCAAGGATAGGATAAGTCATTCAGGTAATCACATACTATATCCACCCGTTCCTTTGTACTGCAAAAGATGATACAACTATCCGGATTTTCTATAATCGTGACATCGATCAATAGTTTGAATTTATCCTCTTCCTTCGTCATATAAAGAAAATGATTGATATCACTTGTCATGATGTCGTCCTCACTGACATCTATATTGACAGGACCTTCCATATATTTTGATGATATATCTTTCACTTCATCGGACATAGTAGCGGAGAATAACATTGTCATCCGTTCCTTGGGCAGTTCTTCCATAATTGTTTCCACTTGCTCAACGAACCCCATATCGAGCATTCTATCCGCTTCATCGATTACTAAGCAGTTAATTTTATTTAAGGGTAATGTTCCTTTCTTTATATGGTCCATCACGCGCCCCGGTGTACCGACTACTACATGTGTTTTCTGCTTCAGTTCTCCTTTTTCAATAGAAAAAGGATGTCCTCCATAGATTGCGGTTGCTTTTATCCGTTTAAACCTGCCTATGTTAATAAAATTTTCCTTAACCTGAACCGCAAGTTCTCTTGTTGGAGTCAAAATAAGCGCTTGTGGTTTATTTTCGAGCCATTCAATTAATTCACATATCGGAATTGCATATGCGGCCGTCTTTCCGCTGCCTGTCTGTGCTTTGACGATAAGATCTCTTTTCTCCAAAGCAGATGGAATCACTCTAGCCTGAACTTCCGTCGGTATCTCATATCCAAGTCCATCGAGTGCCTTTACAATATCCTCGCTGATTCTATCATTATAAAAACTGTTAACATCCATATTAAAACCTCTCGTTCTTTTGTTATGCGTTTGCTATTATAACATAATATTGCTAAAATATTATAGATTTGGTATTATGTAATTCACAAGAATATTTCAATCTGCCAGCTTTCCAGAGGCTTCGGATCATAGATCGAATATAGATTTAAGAAAGTGAAAATAAGAATGAACAATCAAGAACAAAAGCATCAACGCCGTCCCAGATATAAAGGTACTCATCCAAAGGCTTTCAAAGATAAATATAAAGAATTACAGCCCGAACTATATGCCGATGCTGTAGAAAAGGTAATCCAAAAAGGCAATACCCCTGCCGGTATGCATCGTTCCATCTGCGTACAAGAAATAATGGATTTCTTGCAAATTACCCCCGGACAAATCGGTCTGGATGCAACCTTAGGTTATGGAGGTCATACTTTAGAAATGCTTAAATGCTTGGATTCAAAGGGGCACTTGTATGCTACTGATGTAGATTCCATTGAATTACCCCGAACGAAAGAACGCTTGGAAAGCTTAGGCTATGGACCGGAAATTCTAACAATTAAGCAAACAAATTATTCCAATATAGACCAAATTATTTCTACATCAGGTCCCTTAAATTTTATATTGGCAGATTTGGGTGTCTCTTCCATGCAAATAGACAATCCCGAAAGGGGGTTTTCCTTTAAAACAGAAGGACCACTTGACTTACGGCTCGACCCGTCTAAAGGTATCTCCGCCGCGGAGCGCCTTAAAACAATCTCACAAGATGAATTACACAGTATGTTATTAGAAAATTCAGACGAGCCTCATGCTGCTGAAATCGCCCGCGCGATTACTTTAGCGATTAAAAAAGGAACAGACATCACAACGACAAGTCAGCTCCAGCAAATAATACAAGATGCTCTGAAGTTCATTCCGGAAAAAGATAGGAAGAACGAAATTAAAAAATCCTGCCAAAGATCCTTTCAAGCACTGAGAATCGATGTTAATAACGAGTTTGAAATGCTATATGAATTCTTAGAAAAGCTTCCTGCTGCTGTGGCTGAAGGCGGGCGCGTCGCTATCCTTACCTTTCATTCCGGTGAAGACCGCCTCGTTAAGAAATCTTTCCAGCGCTTCTATCGTGAAGGTATTTATAGGGAAATATCTCCAAAAGCCATTAGGCCATCCGCTATTGAATGTAATTCTAACAGCCGCGCCAAGTGTGCGAAGTTACGCTGGGCAATAAAAGCTTAATCTGCCTTTTGCGCTATCATATGTTTACCCTTACAGCGCTGTACCCTTTGTAGGTGCAAACAACCGAGACATGTCGACACCTTCCAATTCGAGCAACTTCACTTTTGTTTTTAGTCCTCCGGCATAGCCTGTCAAACTGCCATTCGCTCCCACAACCCGATGACAGGGGATGATAATAGAGATAGGGTTATGTCCAACAGCTCCGCCCACCGCTTGGCTTGACATCGTTTCTTTATTCATTTCTGCCGCTATCTTTTTCGCGATATCGCCATATGTGATTGTCCCGCCATATGGTATTTCACATAAAATATTCCATACGCTTTTCCGGAATTCACTACCAATAGGAGCCAGAGGTAATTCGGAAATGGCAGGTTTCTTACCTGCAAAATATCTGTTCAACCATTCTGTTGCCGCATCAAATACCGGCATATCGTCCTTTTCGATCATTTCTGCGGATATGGAAGCGCCATGATATTTCTGCCCTTCATTCCATACACCGATAAGATCGTCTCCATCACATGCAAGTGTAATTAAACCTACGGGTGACGGATAAGTTGTCCTATAATACATGGGAAACCTCCTTGCATTCTTTCTTTTTATAACGTATTCCACAGATTAATGGTAGCGTAACTGCGCCATGGATGCCACACATTTGACATTTCCAGAAGTTCTTTTGATGTCAGAGGATAGAGTGCCTTTTTTACACCGGCGTCCGTCTCGAGAAAAGCATCCGGCCACTCCATAGTACGCATGGCTATATATTGTGCCGTCCAACTTCCGATACCCCGGATTGTCATCAGCTTTTTTATTTCTTCTTCCGGTCGAGCCGGGAGCTCGAAATCAATTTCTTTTTGTACGATTGCCCTTGCCAACTCATAGATTGTTTTTGAACGCGTTGTAATGATCCCCAATGGACCGAAATGATTTTCAATAGGACCGTCCAAAGCCAATATATCTTCAGGAGAAGGAAAGACATGGGTCAGACCCGGAATCTTCGTTTGAACAGGCGTACCATAAGTATCCACAATTCTTGCGGTCAATGTACTTGCTGCCTTAACCGTAATTTGCTGCCCGAGCACCGCCCTCACCACCATCTCAAATGCATTAAAACAGCCCGGCAAACGAGTCCCTAAAACACAAAGTCCCGGTCGTATTTCATTCATTACCCGCAGTGTCTCATACACTGCTTCCGGATCACAATATAAGTCAAACATATGCCTTACCCGAGCTAATACTTGCGGTAAGACAGGCAGTAACGTCTCACTTACTGTTACGCTCAAAGCATTCTTATGAGGTCTGTGTCCTACCCTCATCCAACCATAGACATGCTTTCCTTCCGAAGTTACTAAATGTACCGTTCTCATATATGTGTCGTCTTGCACTATATCAATCCCCGGAATTGCACGTCCGGCAAAGAAGTGAAGCATTTCTTCCCAGGGATAAGGCGGTCGATAGCCTAATGCTAAAGTCACATCACCGGTATTCTTTTGTTCCTCCAAAGTACGTTTCCGCAAAGCTGTAGGAGAAAGATTATACTGTTTCTTAAAAAGATCGTTGAATCGGCGCAGACTTCCAAATCCAGCAGCCATCGCAACTTCAATGACCGGTAAGTCAGTATCCGTAAGTAGATTTTTCGCAAGAAGTAACCGGCATGTTTGCAGATATTGCACCGGTGTCACATTGTATTCTGCTGTAAAAACACGCCGTAAATGTCTATCGGTGCAACCAAGCCGTCCGGAAAGCTCGTCCAGACTTTGTCCGCTCCCGCAATTTTCTTCCAGCATTCTTGCTGCCCGGTAAACCAAATTAGGGGTAGCATCAACTATGGAAGAACCCGGGGCAAGTTCCGGTCTGCACAAAAGGCATGGACGATATCCGGCTTGCTCGGCTTCCGCTGCCGTATGATAAAAAGTACAATTCTCAGCTTTAGGTTGTTTTGCCCGGCACACCGGGCGGCAATAGATTCCCGTAGACGATATCCCTACAAAAAAACGTCCATCAAAGCGCGTATCTTTTGCCACAAATGCCGCATATAGCCCGCTTTTATTCTCTAGCATTACTTCACCTCCTACTTGTTCTCAATGTAATTATATCATATTTGTCGAGAATAACTGGCTGTTTTCGGACATGGTTTTTTGATTATCTCCATGTAATCGGATAATCTAAATATTGAGGCAGCTTGGTCTTTCGATTACCTTTCGCCGAATTTATTTGTCCTTGTGACAAATAAACTGCATCTCTTAAATCCGCATTGCTGAAATCTGCGTCACGCGTATCCGCCCCTAAAAAAATCGTTCCATCAAACACACAATTATTAAAATTTGCGGCAATTAATAACTTTGTGCTTAAGTCCAATCCTCTCATATCTTTATTCTTAAAGTTTCTTCCCAGAAAATCGGACGGACATTTCTTATTTTCACAGCCCAAGCTCTTTTGCAGCAAATTACAAACCTGCTTTAAAAGAACATTTACTCTACTTCTGTAACCTTCTACATCGAATATTATAATATCTTGGGGCTTGGAACTACATATCAGTTCATTTTCTTCCAACAGGGCTTCGATATCATTTTTCAATACCTGTGCCGGAAAAATCACTATAGACTCTAATAGAAAGTAACGTATTTGATATAGTTGAAAAACCACTATAAATACATCGAATATTTCTTTTGCCTGCTCCGGTACACTCTGCCACGTTTGCCCGGAATAAATGGATTGTGTTACTTGCTGCCCTGCGCCAAAGCAATCATATCCAATGCATCCTTTCATGTTTCTTTTTTCAAGTTCTCCATGGATCTTGCATCGGAAATCCTTTTGAAGATTCATACAAGGCTTCCCTGCTGCTTTATTTTCCGGAAATCCATCCATTTCAGAGAAAAACAATGCTGTACAACACAATCCACTACATTTTGAACAATCCGATTTCAACGATTGTAATAACATCGTATTTTCATTATGTATTTTCATCCTATATCTGCTCCTATCATTTGCCGTTAAATTTCTACTTAATGTACTGGATTTCACTTACTGCATATCGGTCCATTGCAATAGTGCAACCTGTAGGTTGTGTATAGACCTCCGTAAATTCCTGACTATAAACTTTAATATCATAATATCATATTAAGTCAAAAAATAAACTGAATTTTTCAATAGTAATGTTAGTATATTGTGTGTCAAAAATTTGAAAATCATCGTAGTAGAAAAAATCACCAGAAACCTTCTAAAAGATTTCTGGCGATTTCAAACACGCTCTAATGCACGATGGTAATTATTTTCTCCTTCGGGGATATTTTGCCGCTTACTACTTCCGGTAATACAGATAGGTAGTCGTTTGTATTTGTTACAACTATCATTACCGTTGAATCGTAGCCGGCTTCTTGAATTGCTTTGTTATCAAATTTTACCAACAAATCCCCAGGTGCTACTTTCTGATCCACCTTGCAAATCGCATCAAAATATTGCCCTTCCAACTTAACGGTGTTCACGCCGATATGAATTAAGATCTCTACTCCATGCTCATCTATTATCCCAATTGCGTGTCCGGTATGAAATACCGTTGTGATGATACCCGACACAGGCGAAACAATTTCTCCTTTCATCGGTACGATTGCAATACCTTCCCCCAGTAGTTTCTCTGCAAATGTTTGATCGGAAACGGTACTTAATTCTTGTACGGTACCTTCTACCGGACTATAGATAGCACTGGGAACGTCCCTTCTTGGCAAAACTGTATCCGTTTTATCCTCATTCATGGTATCGTCTTTATACCCAATAAAACATAATACAGATCACCCAGCAGGCTCTGCTTACGAAGTACCGCAAAACTACCCAGCACTCCACTGATCAGTCCCAGAAGCGTTGAACCCAAGGCAACTGTTCGAAATGTATAGTCTGAAAATAACATCATCAAGCTGCTCATATCACATCACGCTCCTTAAGAGTAATCTTGAACTGCGATAGGTCTTCTTTAAATTTTCCTCATGGAATACCTCTTGCACTGGTCCACTGGCAACCACGCACAAGTTAATCAAAGTCACCCAGTCAAAATAATCGGGTACCGTCTGCAGATCATGATGAACGACTACGACGGTCTTTCCTTGTTCCTTTAAGTCTTTCAGCAATGCAACAATTGCCCGTTCCGTCTTAGCGTCTACCCCTTTGAAAGGTTCATCCATAAAATAGACTTCAGCCTCCTGTGCCAACGCACGGGCAATAAATACCCTCTGCTGCTGGCCGCCGGATAACTGGCTGATTTGCCGGTTGGCGCAATCCTGCATCCCGACCTTTGCCAGCGCTTGTTTCGTCAGTTCCATATCCGCTTTACGGGGGCGCCGAACCCAGCCCAGTTTACCGTAGCAGCCCATCAACACCACATCCTGCACTGTGGCCGGAAAATCCCAGTCCACACTGCCGCTCTGAGGTACATAGCCAATTCGGTTTTTTAGGGTGTGGATATCACCTATTCCATCAAGAAACCGGACTTCCCCGGTGACTGGCTTAAGTAACCCCAGCATAGCCTTAATCAAAGTTGTTTTACCAGCCCCGTTGGGACCGACTACCGCCATCAACTGTCCCTTGGGTATTTTCAGGTCAATGTCCCAAAGAACAGGCTTAGCATCATAGGCAACGGTGAGATCTTCCACCTCCACCGCGTAGTTTTGTTGTTTCCTCATATGCTTCCCTCCCCTCACTTTAATGCATCTACAATGGTATCAATATTGGCTTTGACAGTCAGGATGTAAGTATCGGCTCCGGAATCTGCATCCCCTAAGGAATCGGAGAAAAGTTCTCCACCGATAGCGACA encodes:
- a CDS encoding DEAD/DEAH box helicase; this encodes MDVNSFYNDRISEDIVKALDGLGYEIPTEVQARVIPSALEKRDLIVKAQTGSGKTAAYAIPICELIEWLENKPQALILTPTRELAVQVKENFINIGRFKRIKATAIYGGHPFSIEKGELKQKTHVVVGTPGRVMDHIKKGTLPLNKINCLVIDEADRMLDMGFVEQVETIMEELPKERMTMLFSATMSDEVKDISSKYMEGPVNIDVSEDDIMTSDINHFLYMTKEEDKFKLLIDVTIIENPDSCIIFCSTKERVDIVCDYLNDLSYPCIKIHGGMEQPERLSAMKRFKRGEYRYLIATDVAARGIDIEDISLVINLDIPLDEENYVHRTGRTGRAGQKGKAISFVVPTQAKYLHDIEELIGFEIQERTVPAEEEVSVQKPAFNKKINRKPQIKKMKSDRLNKGIMKLRFNGGKKKKLRATNFVGVISNLEGVKPEDIGIITIQDTLTYIEILNGKGPLVLEAMKSTKICGKLLKVTEAVERF
- a CDS encoding AlkA N-terminal domain-containing protein, encoding MLENKSGLYAAFVAKDTRFDGRFFVGISSTGIYCRPVCRAKQPKAENCTFYHTAAEAEQAGYRPCLLCRPELAPGSSIVDATPNLVYRAARMLEENCGSGQSLDELSGRLGCTDRHLRRVFTAEYNVTPVQYLQTCRLLLAKNLLTDTDLPVIEVAMAAGFGSLRRFNDLFKKQYNLSPTALRKRTLEEQKNTGDVTLALGYRPPYPWEEMLHFFAGRAIPGIDIVQDDTYMRTVHLVTSEGKHVYGWMRVGHRPHKNALSVTVSETLLPVLPQVLARVRHMFDLYCDPEAVYETLRVMNEIRPGLCVLGTRLPGCFNAFEMVVRAVLGQQITVKAASTLTARIVDTYGTPVQTKIPGLTHVFPSPEDILALDGPIENHFGPLGIITTRSKTIYELARAIVQKEIDFELPARPEEEIKKLMTIRGIGSWTAQYIAMRTMEWPDAFLETDAGVKKALYPLTSKELLEMSNVWHPWRSYATINLWNTL
- a CDS encoding pentapeptide repeat-containing protein, whose translation is MKIHNENTMLLQSLKSDCSKCSGLCCTALFFSEMDGFPENKAAGKPCMNLQKDFRCKIHGELEKRNMKGCIGYDCFGAGQQVTQSIYSGQTWQSVPEQAKEIFDVFIVVFQLYQIRYFLLESIVIFPAQVLKNDIEALLEENELICSSKPQDIIIFDVEGYRSRVNVLLKQVCNLLQKSLGCENKKCPSDFLGRNFKNKDMRGLDLSTKLLIAANFNNCVFDGTIFLGADTRDADFSNADLRDAVYLSQGQINSAKGNRKTKLPQYLDYPITWR
- a CDS encoding methylated-DNA--[protein]-cysteine S-methyltransferase, with the protein product MYYRTTYPSPVGLITLACDGDDLIGVWNEGQKYHGASISAEMIEKDDMPVFDAATEWLNRYFAGKKPAISELPLAPIGSEFRKSVWNILCEIPYGGTITYGDIAKKIAAEMNKETMSSQAVGGAVGHNPISIIIPCHRVVGANGSLTGYAGGLKTKVKLLELEGVDMSRLFAPTKGTAL
- the rsmH gene encoding 16S rRNA (cytosine(1402)-N(4))-methyltransferase RsmH, with protein sequence MNNQEQKHQRRPRYKGTHPKAFKDKYKELQPELYADAVEKVIQKGNTPAGMHRSICVQEIMDFLQITPGQIGLDATLGYGGHTLEMLKCLDSKGHLYATDVDSIELPRTKERLESLGYGPEILTIKQTNYSNIDQIISTSGPLNFILADLGVSSMQIDNPERGFSFKTEGPLDLRLDPSKGISAAERLKTISQDELHSMLLENSDEPHAAEIARAITLAIKKGTDITTTSQLQQIIQDALKFIPEKDRKNEIKKSCQRSFQALRIDVNNEFEMLYEFLEKLPAAVAEGGRVAILTFHSGEDRLVKKSFQRFYREGIYREISPKAIRPSAIECNSNSRAKCAKLRWAIKA